In Lacibacter sp. H375, one DNA window encodes the following:
- a CDS encoding tetratricopeptide repeat protein, with product MKKGLQHLTLCLLFFISFQCGFSQSESVLKELRDADTKYQYGKKYEEAKSIYLKYSNQLTPQQQLNLAICYLSDPARSAESYAKGIEWLNKAAERGNTEAMRTIAYCFETGLGVKKDSIQQIAWTKKASDFGDAAAMLAMGYYHQYGKVVPKDEQKAKELYLKAIDKGNREASYYLAMLERGKGNFTSSLHYLEKSANGGFAAAQFELGDMYEKGTNGVQQDLDEATRWYGKINSRQDTRDYYNAAMMRIRSFGTQEPSTDPQKINPLLLKLVARANESFYDIKGKLITPYNKPMYDNLGSSKSEYYAPLLQLGFKNAYIQKNNFNQVQKNNSVKNVDNYTYHAEIIHSSAQANSYRVYMQWATILKNLFPGWKQSEENFPNLQRGETTQYQHHSNGRTTIIVLKTCCPNDKVEIEIKNNHNPQ from the coding sequence ATGAAAAAAGGTTTGCAACACTTAACCTTGTGTTTATTGTTCTTTATTTCTTTTCAATGTGGTTTTTCCCAATCTGAATCTGTACTAAAAGAATTGCGTGATGCAGATACAAAATACCAGTATGGCAAAAAATATGAAGAAGCGAAAAGCATTTATTTGAAGTATAGTAATCAGCTTACTCCGCAACAACAGTTGAACCTGGCAATCTGTTATCTTTCTGATCCCGCACGAAGTGCTGAAAGTTATGCGAAAGGAATAGAGTGGCTGAACAAAGCAGCAGAGCGTGGTAATACAGAAGCCATGCGCACCATTGCTTATTGTTTTGAAACAGGGTTGGGTGTAAAAAAAGATTCCATTCAGCAAATTGCATGGACAAAAAAAGCATCAGACTTTGGTGATGCTGCGGCCATGCTCGCCATGGGATACTATCACCAATACGGTAAGGTAGTGCCCAAAGATGAACAAAAGGCAAAAGAATTATACCTGAAGGCAATTGATAAGGGCAACAGGGAAGCCAGTTATTACCTGGCCATGCTTGAACGGGGAAAAGGAAATTTTACCAGCTCATTGCATTACCTTGAAAAATCTGCAAATGGAGGTTTTGCAGCAGCACAATTTGAACTGGGCGATATGTATGAAAAAGGGACAAACGGTGTTCAGCAAGATCTGGATGAAGCCACACGATGGTATGGCAAAATCAACAGCAGGCAGGATACCCGTGATTACTACAATGCCGCAATGATGCGCATAAGATCATTTGGAACACAGGAACCTTCAACCGATCCGCAAAAAATCAATCCGCTGTTATTAAAACTTGTAGCTAGAGCCAACGAAAGTTTTTATGATATAAAAGGGAAGCTGATAACACCATACAATAAACCAATGTATGATAATTTAGGAAGCAGCAAAAGTGAATATTATGCCCCATTGCTGCAGCTTGGATTTAAGAACGCTTACATTCAAAAGAATAATTTCAACCAGGTACAAAAAAATAACTCGGTGAAGAATGTAGACAATTATACCTACCATGCCGAGATCATTCATTCCTCCGCACAAGCAAATTCATACAGAGTTTACATGCAGTGGGCCACCATTTTGAAAAACCTGTTTCCGGGCTGGAAGCAATCGGAAGAAAACTTCCCGAACCTGCAACGAGGTGAAACAACGCAGTACCAGCATCACAGCAACGGACGTACAACAATCATTGTTTTAAAAACCTGTTGTCCAAATGATAAAGTGGAAATAGAGATTAAAAACAATCACAATCCGCAATAG
- a CDS encoding STM3941 family protein, which yields MNELRIKHKLIVHVIIAAVVLLLMYVCCWALYLRDEAPEPDLPAYIITAFIMGIGSIVLFFIARILITQPYVLDMNEKGFAYNPGGVPSGFISWDNVEQIKAVEVKTTQGNLPGPVLETAIGIKLKNPEQYRFYSNSWLRPLLRLNKKMYDVDLFIRISDLGEHKPKALELLQKFGNNNQPIV from the coding sequence ATGAATGAGCTTCGTATAAAACATAAATTAATTGTACATGTAATTATTGCTGCTGTGGTATTGCTGCTCATGTACGTTTGCTGCTGGGCTTTGTATCTGCGTGATGAGGCTCCGGAACCTGATCTTCCGGCTTATATTATTACAGCCTTTATAATGGGAATCGGCTCCATTGTCCTGTTTTTTATTGCACGTATTTTAATTACGCAGCCCTATGTTCTTGATATGAATGAAAAAGGGTTTGCCTACAATCCCGGCGGTGTGCCGAGTGGTTTTATCAGTTGGGATAATGTGGAACAAATAAAGGCGGTTGAAGTAAAAACAACGCAGGGTAATTTGCCCGGGCCTGTGTTAGAAACAGCCATTGGCATAAAACTGAAAAACCCTGAGCAATACAGGTTTTATTCAAACAGCTGGTTACGTCCGCTGCTGCGTTTGAACAAAAAAATGTATGATGTTGATCTGTTCATACGCATTTCAGATTTAGGTGAGCATAAGCCAAAAGCTCTGGAGCTGCTGCAAAAGTTCGGCAACAACAATCAACCAATTGTATAA
- a CDS encoding GNAT family N-acetyltransferase — MKYKDQRITFEKLGKDDQVPYELLLLADPSKDLINEYLKRSEIYTARKNDETIGVIVLLPLTTETVEIKNVAVKPEFQGQGIGSLLIENAVQVALLNKQRSICIGTANSSVGQLYLYQKLGFEITGIKRHFFTNNYAEPIYENSIQAKHMLVLTRQLNDE, encoded by the coding sequence ATGAAATATAAAGACCAGCGGATAACTTTTGAAAAACTTGGCAAGGACGACCAAGTACCTTACGAGCTTTTGTTGCTTGCAGACCCATCAAAGGACTTAATTAATGAATACCTGAAACGGTCAGAAATTTATACCGCAAGAAAAAATGATGAGACTATTGGTGTTATTGTATTGCTCCCATTGACAACCGAAACAGTTGAAATCAAAAACGTTGCTGTAAAACCGGAATTTCAAGGACAAGGAATTGGTAGTTTATTAATAGAAAATGCTGTTCAGGTTGCTTTGCTTAACAAACAAAGAAGTATTTGTATAGGGACAGCAAATTCAAGTGTTGGACAACTTTATTTATATCAGAAACTTGGCTTTGAAATAACTGGTATAAAAAGACACTTTTTTACAAACAACTATGCTGAACCGATTTATGAAAATAGTATTCAGGCAAAACATATGTTAGTGCTGACAAGACAACTAAATGATGAATGA
- a CDS encoding acetolactate decarboxylase, whose product MIKANFKTTLLGLTILIFMNCTTKAQQPTNEVKIVGEMKNVMWKGKLYGNINLDTISNKANLYGLGPVEYLAGEILIIDGKSYKSTVTSDSTMKVEETYNIKAPFFGYANISNWTEQILPDSIQTIQQLETYLDKATKNSPRPFMFKLIGAVEQATIHILNLPKGSKVSSPDEVHQVQKNYKLKNEQTEIIGFFSTEHKAIFTHHDTFLHMHLMTTDLQKMGHLDEVLFKKGTMKLYLPTE is encoded by the coding sequence ATGATAAAAGCGAATTTCAAAACAACACTTCTAGGACTGACAATTTTGATCTTCATGAATTGCACCACCAAAGCACAACAGCCAACTAACGAAGTGAAAATTGTTGGAGAGATGAAAAACGTAATGTGGAAAGGAAAACTTTATGGGAACATAAACCTTGACACAATTTCCAACAAGGCAAATCTGTACGGACTTGGCCCCGTTGAATATTTAGCGGGAGAAATTTTAATTATAGATGGCAAATCTTATAAATCAACTGTTACGTCTGACTCGACAATGAAAGTTGAAGAAACCTATAACATTAAAGCTCCATTTTTCGGTTACGCAAACATTTCAAATTGGACTGAGCAAATTTTACCTGACAGTATTCAGACTATTCAACAACTTGAAACCTACCTCGACAAAGCGACTAAAAATTCACCCCGACCTTTTATGTTCAAACTCATTGGGGCAGTTGAACAAGCAACAATACACATTTTGAATTTACCGAAAGGTTCAAAAGTAAGTTCGCCAGACGAAGTACATCAAGTACAAAAAAATTACAAACTCAAAAACGAGCAAACAGAAATAATTGGTTTCTTCTCAACCGAACATAAAGCAATTTTTACGCATCACGACACTTTTTTACATATGCACTTAATGACAACTGACCTGCAAAAAATGGGACATTTGGACGAAGTGTTGTTTAAAAAAGGAACAATGAAACTTTATTTGCCGACAGAATGA
- a CDS encoding response regulator, with the protein MKKKLNCILLVDDDHDDNLYHQVILDEMNIAHRIDIALNGLEALAYLKNENLEVPEIIFLDLNMPKMNGWEFLEHYKQLNKEQKARVVLVILTTSANPDHIKKAKEIEEVTGFETKPLTKQMLHDLLNKHFSDYL; encoded by the coding sequence ATGAAGAAAAAACTCAATTGTATATTACTGGTTGATGACGACCATGATGATAACTTGTATCACCAGGTGATATTAGATGAAATGAACATCGCCCACCGTATTGATATTGCCTTAAATGGTTTGGAAGCATTGGCCTACCTGAAGAATGAAAACCTGGAGGTGCCGGAAATTATTTTTCTTGATCTGAACATGCCAAAGATGAACGGCTGGGAGTTCCTGGAACATTACAAACAGCTCAACAAAGAGCAGAAAGCCAGAGTGGTGCTGGTGATATTAACCACCTCTGCCAATCCCGATCATATAAAAAAGGCAAAAGAAATTGAAGAAGTAACCGGCTTTGAAACAAAACCACTTACGAAACAAATGCTTCACGATCTGCTCAACAAACATTTTAGCGATTACCTGTAA